In a genomic window of Roseiflexus castenholzii DSM 13941:
- a CDS encoding ABC transporter permease encodes MSQAVQQPMRTDGRSAVLPPRMRRWQRTFWRHRSLLVGSALLAIILFGVAFPSLFTNRNPVVMNIRERLQPPNPIYPFGTDQYGRDMLARVLYGGRISLVMGVAPILIAAGVGGVFGLIAGYYGRWLDAVMMRVMDVWIALPIILLALAIVTALGPGLINIMIAIGIAWIPYYARMVRGIVLSLREYSFIEAARVIGLSDRRILARHILPNTIAPLIVMSSMGIAGAILTGASLSFIGMGPQAPTPEWGLILADGRQFIRLAWWIGFFPGAAIALTVLGANLLGDGLRDWLDPRMRL; translated from the coding sequence ATGAGTCAGGCAGTTCAACAACCGATGCGCACCGACGGCAGATCTGCTGTTCTGCCTCCGCGCATGCGTCGCTGGCAGCGCACCTTCTGGCGCCATCGGTCGCTCCTGGTCGGGTCGGCGCTCCTCGCTATTATCCTCTTTGGCGTCGCGTTTCCTTCGCTGTTTACCAACCGCAATCCGGTCGTGATGAATATTCGGGAACGATTGCAGCCACCCAATCCAATATATCCCTTCGGCACCGATCAGTATGGTCGCGACATGCTGGCGCGTGTGCTGTACGGAGGACGTATCTCTCTGGTGATGGGCGTCGCGCCCATTCTGATTGCTGCGGGCGTCGGCGGGGTATTCGGTCTTATTGCCGGTTACTATGGGCGCTGGTTGGACGCCGTTATGATGCGTGTTATGGATGTCTGGATCGCTTTGCCGATCATTCTGCTGGCGCTTGCGATTGTCACCGCGCTTGGACCTGGACTGATCAACATTATGATCGCCATCGGCATTGCATGGATTCCGTACTATGCGCGGATGGTTCGCGGGATCGTTCTGTCGCTCCGGGAGTATAGTTTTATCGAAGCGGCGCGTGTGATCGGATTGAGCGACAGACGTATTCTGGCGCGGCATATTCTGCCGAATACTATCGCCCCCTTGATTGTCATGTCCTCGATGGGCATCGCCGGCGCCATTCTGACCGGCGCATCCCTGAGTTTCATTGGCATGGGGCCACAGGCGCCAACACCGGAATGGGGCTTGATTCTTGCTGATGGTCGACAATTTATTCGCCTGGCGTGGTGGATCGGCTTCTTTCCCGGCGCTGCGATTGCGCTCACAGTTCTGGGCGCGAATCTGCTCGGCGATGGCTTGCGCGACTGGCTCGATCCCCGCATGAGACTCTGA
- a CDS encoding ABC transporter permease, whose protein sequence is MSAYLIQRVLLTIPILLGIVILTFFLVHLIPGDAVSAMQGQLKMSAQQMEQMREALGLNDPLHVQLGRYLMRLAQGDLGRSLFGNQPVALLIASNIGATIQLTVAAMAIAIALGAPLGILAAVKRGTLWDVAAVVLAMIGVSIPSFWLGLMMIQLFAVTLGWLPIIEERSARGLIMPAAALGLAEAAIIVRLTRATMVEILNADYVRTARAKGLFDSVVLWRHALRNGLLPLITMIGMQFGTLLGGAVVIENVFARQGLGTLVTQAVINRDFPVVQGCVLVAATMYVLVNLAVDVFYTVVDPRIRYS, encoded by the coding sequence ATGAGCGCCTATCTGATCCAGCGAGTCCTGCTGACGATCCCGATCCTTCTGGGAATTGTCATCCTGACCTTTTTCCTGGTACACCTGATACCCGGAGATGCCGTTTCGGCGATGCAGGGGCAGTTGAAGATGAGTGCGCAACAGATGGAGCAAATGCGGGAGGCGCTTGGATTGAACGATCCGCTCCATGTTCAGTTGGGACGGTATCTGATGAGACTGGCGCAGGGTGATCTGGGGCGATCGCTCTTTGGCAATCAACCGGTCGCGCTGTTAATTGCCTCCAATATTGGCGCAACGATTCAGTTGACGGTCGCAGCAATGGCGATAGCGATCGCCCTTGGGGCGCCGCTTGGCATTCTGGCAGCGGTCAAACGCGGCACCCTCTGGGATGTGGCAGCGGTGGTTCTGGCGATGATCGGCGTTTCAATCCCTTCATTCTGGCTTGGTTTGATGATGATCCAGTTGTTCGCCGTCACGCTGGGATGGTTGCCTATTATCGAAGAACGCAGTGCACGCGGACTGATCATGCCAGCGGCAGCGCTGGGTCTGGCAGAAGCGGCAATTATCGTGCGTCTGACCCGCGCCACGATGGTCGAGATTCTGAATGCGGACTATGTGCGTACAGCACGAGCGAAAGGGTTGTTCGATTCTGTCGTCCTCTGGCGCCACGCACTGCGCAATGGTCTTCTTCCGCTCATAACCATGATTGGCATGCAGTTTGGAACCCTGCTGGGAGGCGCGGTGGTCATCGAAAATGTCTTCGCCAGACAGGGACTTGGCACACTGGTCACGCAGGCGGTGATTAACCGCGACTTTCCAGTGGTGCAGGGATGCGTTCTGGTGGCAGCAACCATGTATGTGCTCGTGAATCTGGCGGTTGACGTGTTCTATACGGTGGTCGATCCCCGGATTCGCTATTCGTAA
- a CDS encoding DUF455 family protein, which translates to MYDIYAGYRLDRGFHVAQTARLVARYHYIEAQLMRIAAGRMAELPEWELKCLLGRHLWQDSQHADAWLSRLIDLRWPRRAPLNPGEATCRMLRLLDDAPDSAAFVAAVYRQVKPRLAAAYAAHRQACASLADEPTWDLLARIHADEEEQISQGMALLESFSSAARAVAQNYESAVAEACDGIGSFADPATAAEREASGSFEDQTVRPAPPIAARDARFRFGERAADHPPADEHEMALMMAHRDADNEMHAAELLGRNLYEHPEMPWEYHVDMARQLWDEVRHAVLYQRYLEHLGGKLGDFPVIPGNYAYRMSLDFPHRLYDLHLRGEKLGMPDLIRSRETARARGDTPYALLNDFVHADEVPHVKNGRWLRWLLNNDEAAFRRIERETMRLRAAYEQAHADDPIVMAYTGLVPAILQQEE; encoded by the coding sequence ATGTACGACATCTACGCCGGTTACCGGCTCGATAGGGGGTTCCATGTGGCTCAGACGGCCCGCCTGGTAGCACGTTATCACTATATCGAGGCGCAATTGATGCGTATTGCGGCAGGACGAATGGCCGAACTGCCTGAGTGGGAATTGAAATGTCTGCTGGGCCGGCATCTCTGGCAGGATTCGCAGCACGCCGATGCATGGCTGTCCCGTCTGATCGATCTGCGCTGGCCACGCCGCGCGCCGCTCAACCCTGGCGAGGCGACCTGCCGGATGTTGCGGTTGCTCGATGATGCACCCGACAGCGCTGCATTCGTTGCTGCGGTCTATCGCCAGGTGAAGCCGCGCCTTGCGGCAGCGTATGCCGCTCATCGCCAGGCGTGTGCATCACTGGCTGATGAGCCGACATGGGATCTGCTTGCGCGAATCCATGCCGACGAAGAAGAACAGATAAGCCAGGGCATGGCGCTGCTCGAGTCGTTCTCGTCTGCGGCGCGTGCCGTTGCGCAGAACTACGAATCCGCTGTGGCTGAGGCATGCGATGGAATCGGCAGTTTCGCCGATCCGGCAACTGCGGCTGAGCGCGAAGCCAGCGGTTCCTTCGAGGACCAAACGGTGCGACCGGCGCCGCCGATCGCCGCCCGCGATGCGCGCTTCCGCTTCGGCGAGCGGGCCGCCGATCATCCACCCGCCGATGAACACGAAATGGCGCTGATGATGGCGCACCGCGATGCCGACAATGAGATGCACGCCGCCGAACTGCTCGGTCGCAACCTCTATGAGCATCCAGAGATGCCCTGGGAATATCACGTTGATATGGCGCGCCAACTTTGGGATGAAGTGCGCCACGCCGTGCTCTATCAGCGGTACCTGGAGCATCTGGGCGGCAAACTGGGCGATTTTCCGGTCATCCCCGGCAACTACGCCTATCGGATGAGCCTCGACTTTCCGCACCGGCTCTACGATCTGCATCTACGCGGCGAAAAACTGGGCATGCCCGATCTGATTCGCTCCCGCGAAACCGCCCGCGCACGCGGCGATACCCCGTATGCTCTGCTCAACGATTTTGTCCACGCCGATGAAGTGCCGCACGTGAAGAACGGGCGCTGGCTACGCTGGCTGCTCAACAATGATGAAGCGGCTTTCCGTCGGATCGAGCGCGAGACGATGCGACTGCGCGCAGCATATGAACAGGCTCACGCCGATGACCCGATTGTCATGGCGTATACCGGACTTGTGCCAGCGATCTTGCAACAAGAGGAATAA
- the dgoD gene encoding galactonate dehydratase, with product MKITRVSTLVVHARMRNWVFVKVETDQDGLYGWGEATLEWKTKGVVGAVEDVSRLIIGEDPRRIEHLYQMMTRQYFWRAGIEGMTAMSGIEQALWDIKGKWLNVPVYELLGGRVRDRIRVYNHLGGGTMEHMYETTDPDLFAERALMVKEQGYTALKFMAVPRTEPVEGMRPVRYAERLVRAVRDAVGDDVDLMVDLHARCASPAMALRYCRAFEPYGLLFFEEPCPSEDIEATAQVTRASNIPIATGERLVGRHQFREVFERRACHIIQPDLSHCGGLWEARKIAAIAETYSMAVAPHNPNGPIATAAAIHFAAATPNWVIQEAISNDVPWRYDVVDSEHQVRDGYIAIPSRPGLGVEVNEGEAARHPWQPELVQRYFHPDGSVADW from the coding sequence ATGAAAATCACCCGCGTTTCGACCCTCGTTGTGCACGCACGGATGCGCAACTGGGTTTTCGTCAAAGTCGAAACCGATCAGGATGGACTCTATGGCTGGGGCGAGGCGACACTCGAATGGAAGACCAAAGGCGTGGTCGGCGCCGTTGAGGATGTCAGTCGCCTGATCATCGGTGAAGACCCCCGGCGCATCGAACACCTGTATCAGATGATGACCCGTCAGTACTTCTGGCGCGCCGGCATCGAGGGGATGACCGCCATGAGCGGCATCGAGCAGGCGCTCTGGGATATCAAAGGCAAGTGGTTGAACGTGCCGGTCTACGAGTTACTCGGCGGGCGCGTTCGAGACCGGATACGGGTCTATAACCATCTTGGCGGCGGTACGATGGAGCACATGTACGAAACGACCGACCCCGACTTGTTTGCCGAGCGCGCGTTGATGGTCAAAGAGCAAGGGTATACAGCGCTCAAGTTTATGGCAGTGCCGCGGACGGAACCTGTTGAGGGCATGCGTCCGGTGCGGTATGCCGAGCGTCTGGTGCGCGCCGTGCGCGACGCGGTCGGCGATGATGTCGATCTGATGGTCGATCTCCACGCCCGGTGCGCTTCTCCGGCGATGGCGCTGCGCTACTGCCGCGCGTTCGAGCCGTATGGGTTGCTCTTCTTCGAAGAGCCTTGCCCCAGCGAGGATATCGAAGCCACCGCTCAGGTCACCCGCGCCTCGAACATTCCGATCGCTACCGGCGAACGCCTGGTCGGGCGACATCAATTCCGCGAAGTGTTCGAGCGGCGCGCCTGCCATATCATTCAGCCCGATCTGTCGCACTGCGGCGGTCTGTGGGAAGCGCGCAAGATCGCGGCAATCGCCGAAACGTACTCGATGGCCGTTGCGCCGCATAACCCGAATGGACCGATTGCGACGGCGGCTGCCATTCATTTCGCCGCCGCCACGCCAAACTGGGTGATTCAGGAAGCGATCAGCAACGATGTCCCCTGGCGATACGATGTGGTCGACTCAGAGCATCAGGTTCGGGATGGGTATATTGCCATACCCTCACGCCCCGGTTTGGGCGTCGAGGTGAACGAGGGCGAGGCGGCGCGCCACCCCTGGCAGCCGGAACTGGTGCAACGCTATTTCCATCCCGACGGTTCCGTGGCTGATTGGTAG
- a CDS encoding neutral/alkaline non-lysosomal ceramidase N-terminal domain-containing protein, with the protein MARRLHAGVARTDITPPPGIAHAGWGAQTHQRAAGVDLPLWATALALSDGIETVVIVDIDLVYLWDAEAPGVMRAVEQATGLPSSHIRLAYTHTHSGPINGATWSSWVKEGAEMTPAYDAILEHHIAGVARQALQRMRPVRIAAGSGEARINVNRRFRRPEDGMVVCGRNWDGPVDHQVQVVRLDDLEGAPLAVIVNYACHPITVGPDCDLITPDYPGVMKRVVEQSTGATCLFLQGAAGDLGPIQGVARGGLAEYRRLGSILGHEVSRIWWELEPWRRRERYAGTLESGAPLAIYQDERLPDLDTTLRVGVREVQLPLKQFAPAAELAAAAAQHIERLNRLRAEGGDTEDIRTETMLAKRAGMRADLARRNEGHTYRSVTLQTFAIGNQIALPAVPGEPFCEIGRRVKVGSPFPYTLFSGYANIGWAYIPTADAYPLGGYEIEITPFAPEAADILVDASLTLLRDMLPERR; encoded by the coding sequence ATGGCGCGACGACTGCACGCCGGGGTCGCACGAACGGATATTACGCCGCCACCAGGCATTGCCCATGCCGGTTGGGGAGCGCAGACCCATCAGCGGGCCGCCGGAGTCGATCTGCCGCTCTGGGCGACGGCGCTGGCACTCTCTGATGGCATCGAGACGGTTGTGATCGTCGATATCGATCTGGTTTACCTCTGGGATGCCGAAGCGCCCGGCGTCATGCGAGCCGTGGAGCAGGCGACCGGTCTGCCATCCTCACATATCCGCCTTGCCTACACCCATACCCACTCCGGTCCGATCAACGGCGCAACCTGGAGTTCCTGGGTGAAGGAGGGCGCCGAGATGACGCCAGCCTATGATGCGATTCTGGAGCATCATATCGCGGGCGTTGCCCGGCAAGCCTTGCAACGGATGCGCCCGGTGCGCATCGCTGCCGGTTCCGGCGAGGCGCGGATCAATGTCAATCGGCGCTTTCGGCGCCCTGAAGATGGCATGGTGGTTTGTGGGCGCAATTGGGATGGTCCTGTTGATCATCAGGTGCAGGTGGTGCGGCTCGACGATCTGGAGGGGGCGCCACTGGCAGTGATCGTGAACTATGCCTGCCACCCGATTACGGTCGGTCCTGATTGCGACCTGATTACGCCCGATTATCCAGGGGTGATGAAGCGCGTCGTCGAACAGTCCACCGGCGCCACATGTCTGTTTCTTCAGGGAGCAGCCGGCGATCTCGGACCGATCCAGGGCGTCGCCCGCGGCGGTCTGGCTGAGTATCGGCGGTTGGGGAGCATCCTGGGCCACGAAGTGAGCCGGATCTGGTGGGAACTCGAACCGTGGCGGCGGCGTGAGCGCTATGCCGGCACGCTGGAGTCCGGCGCGCCACTGGCGATCTACCAAGATGAGCGCCTGCCCGACCTCGATACCACGCTCCGGGTTGGCGTGCGCGAGGTGCAATTGCCGCTGAAACAGTTCGCCCCGGCTGCCGAGTTGGCGGCAGCGGCGGCGCAGCATATTGAGCGGCTCAACCGTCTGCGCGCCGAAGGCGGCGATACTGAGGACATCCGCACCGAGACGATGCTGGCGAAGCGCGCCGGGATGCGCGCCGATCTTGCACGCCGCAATGAAGGTCATACCTATCGCAGCGTGACCCTGCAAACCTTCGCCATCGGCAACCAGATCGCTCTGCCAGCCGTACCCGGCGAGCCGTTCTGCGAGATCGGCAGGCGGGTGAAGGTCGGCTCGCCTTTCCCATACACGCTCTTCTCCGGTTACGCGAATATCGGCTGGGCGTACATCCCCACTGCCGACGCTTATCCGCTGGGCGGCTATGAGATCGAGATTACACCGTTCGCGCCTGAAGCCGCCGATATCCTGGTTGATGCAAGCCTGACGTTGTTGCGTGATATGCTGCCAGAGCGGCGTTGA
- a CDS encoding aspartate aminotransferase family protein has product MTATMTNATLVERARQVIPGGVNSGNRVLPWPIAFVRAEGAYLFDADDRQYLDYHAAFGPIILGHNHPQVNAAVAEAMSRIDIIGAGVTDLEVELADRLNRHIPCAERVLLTNSGSEATYAALRLARAVTGRNKIIKFQGTYHGWHDAVLMNVISPPEKIGQHDPLSLGMLPDVIRHTIVLPFNDTEAVADTLHRQGEEIAAVLVEVIPHNIGCVLPRPEFLQALRDLTRQHGVMLIFDEVITGFRHALGGYQSIVGVTPDLATFAKAMANGFPIAALAGRAELMDRFAPGGGVFFAGTYNGHSIGVAAALATIAELESGEVHAHCFALAQIAADGLMQIAAELGIPLTVARFGSVFVPYFMEPAPIENYTDLFRNNTARDLWFRKTMCEHGIFMIPTALKRNHVSAAHTRADIDRTLEIARQVLRAMPADLERSARYP; this is encoded by the coding sequence ATGACAGCGACGATGACGAACGCAACGCTGGTCGAGCGCGCCCGGCAGGTGATTCCCGGCGGGGTGAATTCCGGCAATCGCGTTCTTCCCTGGCCCATTGCGTTTGTGCGCGCCGAAGGCGCCTATCTGTTCGACGCCGATGACCGCCAGTATCTTGATTATCACGCCGCCTTCGGACCGATCATTCTCGGACACAACCATCCTCAGGTGAATGCCGCTGTTGCCGAAGCGATGAGCCGCATCGACATCATTGGAGCAGGCGTCACAGACCTGGAAGTGGAACTTGCCGACCGCCTCAACCGCCATATTCCCTGCGCCGAGCGCGTCCTGCTGACGAACTCCGGCTCTGAAGCGACGTATGCCGCGCTCCGTCTGGCGCGCGCCGTCACCGGGCGCAACAAGATCATCAAGTTTCAAGGGACCTACCACGGCTGGCACGATGCCGTCTTGATGAATGTCATCAGCCCGCCGGAAAAGATCGGTCAGCATGATCCGCTCTCGCTCGGCATGCTTCCCGATGTGATCCGTCACACGATTGTGTTGCCGTTCAACGATACCGAAGCGGTCGCCGACACGCTGCACCGCCAGGGTGAGGAGATCGCCGCCGTTCTTGTGGAGGTGATCCCGCACAATATCGGGTGTGTGTTGCCACGGCCGGAGTTTCTTCAGGCGCTGCGCGACCTGACGCGCCAGCACGGTGTGATGCTGATCTTCGATGAGGTCATCACCGGTTTTCGCCATGCCCTCGGTGGCTATCAGTCGATTGTCGGAGTGACGCCCGACCTGGCAACGTTTGCCAAGGCGATGGCGAATGGTTTCCCTATTGCTGCGCTTGCGGGTCGCGCAGAACTGATGGATCGTTTTGCGCCCGGCGGCGGGGTGTTCTTTGCCGGAACGTACAATGGGCATAGCATCGGCGTAGCGGCGGCGCTGGCGACGATTGCAGAACTCGAGAGCGGCGAGGTTCATGCACACTGCTTTGCGCTGGCGCAGATCGCCGCAGACGGGTTGATGCAGATTGCTGCCGAACTCGGCATTCCGCTCACGGTCGCGCGCTTCGGGTCGGTGTTCGTTCCCTACTTTATGGAACCCGCTCCGATCGAGAACTATACCGATCTGTTCCGCAACAATACGGCGCGAGACCTCTGGTTCCGCAAAACGATGTGCGAGCACGGTATCTTCATGATCCCGACAGCCCTCAAACGCAATCATGTAAGTGCGGCGCACACTCGTGCCGATATTGATCGCACGCTGGAGATCGCTCGCCAGGTGTTGCGTGCGATGCCGGCGGATCTTGAGCGCAGTGCTCGTTATCCATGA
- a CDS encoding SDR family NAD(P)-dependent oxidoreductase, with protein sequence MRLCGKVTLITGGATGIGAACARRFADEGAHVVIADINEQAGRRTAEVCGGRFVTTDIGNAEQCRAAVEETVACYGRLDILVNTAAHLGGYHDAAAMTLEEWHAVLAVTLDGVFYCSKYAVQEMLKTGGGAIVIIASVEGMMGAAGHAAYVTAKSALFGLTRSLAIDFGKSGVRVNAISPGIIDSGQPDIERLKHDPDIMRFWRDMTVLDRMGRPEEVAAAALFLASDEASYITGQNLAVDGGWTIGHPPLPRSFQ encoded by the coding sequence ATGCGACTGTGCGGCAAAGTAACGCTGATCACCGGCGGCGCGACAGGTATTGGGGCAGCATGCGCGCGCCGCTTCGCCGATGAAGGCGCCCATGTGGTGATCGCCGATATTAACGAGCAGGCCGGACGCCGCACGGCTGAGGTCTGTGGCGGACGCTTCGTGACGACCGACATCGGGAATGCCGAACAGTGTCGCGCAGCGGTTGAAGAAACCGTCGCCTGCTATGGACGCCTCGATATTCTCGTCAACACCGCCGCGCACCTGGGAGGCTATCACGATGCCGCAGCCATGACGCTCGAAGAGTGGCACGCTGTGCTTGCCGTGACCCTTGATGGCGTCTTTTACTGCTCGAAATATGCGGTTCAGGAGATGCTCAAAACTGGCGGCGGCGCGATTGTCATCATCGCGTCGGTCGAGGGCATGATGGGCGCCGCCGGTCATGCCGCATATGTGACAGCGAAGAGCGCATTGTTCGGACTGACGCGATCTCTGGCCATCGATTTCGGCAAGAGCGGCGTTCGCGTCAATGCCATCAGTCCTGGCATCATCGATTCAGGGCAGCCTGATATTGAGCGACTGAAACACGATCCGGACATCATGCGCTTCTGGCGTGATATGACGGTGCTGGATCGCATGGGACGACCGGAAGAGGTCGCAGCAGCGGCGCTCTTCCTGGCTTCCGATGAGGCTTCGTATATCACCGGTCAGAACCTGGCAGTCGACGGCGGCTGGACAATTGGACATCCGCCGCTGCCGCGTTCGTTCCAGTAA
- a CDS encoding GntR family transcriptional regulator: MLTPIDHRLFEKAMTFREAAYQAIKQAILDGSLEPGQPLVEERLAEMLQISRTPVREALAILEHEGLIAPVYRRGLFVCKLTRDQVVELFTANEAVEPFLARRAAHYADPEQIAALDALIREGEACAERHDIAGFLRAGRLFHAGVGRAAGNLILAQFVERNEERVDLFLMGYRKAVDVEMMRTSNREHRAIYRAIVARDPDAAARLAIYHLQSVRERFAALVGDDDSDMMTSLSEQTKEQVE, from the coding sequence ATGCTAACGCCCATTGATCATCGATTGTTCGAGAAGGCGATGACCTTTCGTGAAGCGGCTTATCAGGCGATCAAGCAGGCGATTCTGGACGGATCGCTGGAGCCGGGGCAACCATTGGTCGAAGAGCGCCTGGCAGAGATGTTGCAGATCAGTCGCACACCGGTGCGCGAAGCGCTCGCCATTCTCGAGCACGAAGGACTGATCGCGCCAGTTTATCGCCGCGGATTGTTTGTATGCAAACTCACGCGCGATCAGGTGGTCGAACTCTTCACCGCCAACGAAGCGGTTGAACCGTTTCTGGCGCGTCGCGCGGCGCATTATGCCGATCCTGAGCAGATTGCGGCGCTCGATGCTCTGATTCGTGAAGGCGAGGCGTGCGCAGAACGCCACGATATTGCCGGCTTCTTGCGCGCCGGGCGCCTCTTTCACGCTGGCGTCGGGCGCGCCGCCGGGAATCTGATCCTTGCACAGTTCGTCGAGCGCAATGAAGAGCGTGTCGATCTTTTTCTCATGGGGTATCGCAAGGCGGTTGATGTCGAGATGATGCGCACATCCAACCGCGAGCACCGCGCCATCTATCGCGCCATTGTGGCGCGCGATCCCGACGCCGCCGCTCGTCTGGCGATCTATCACCTGCAATCGGTGCGCGAGCGCTTTGCCGCGCTGGTTGGCGATGATGACAGCGATATGATGACGTCCCTTAGTGAACAGACGAAGGAGCAGGTCGAATGA
- a CDS encoding ABC transporter substrate-binding protein, with protein sequence MALRDLFVRPSSILMVLLIAGSLILAACGATPQQSAPVPTQAGAAPPPTSVPATPADARPQATGRTRLVFFGNLEPASIDVITMSGNVNERQVAAQIFETLVYMDQSQQIYPGLAREWSRSDDATTWTFKLVSGVKWHDGTPFTAQSVADYFDYIRDNPVGSGPGSLKAVIGSAKAVDETTVELTLTAPRPDLLIELADPGMGIGNAAYLKRVGADAGFNPVGTGPFKFKEWVRGSQIVLERNPEWTWGSPLFKMSGPPLIEEVVFRFSSEAQTRLAALEAGEVDFVDLLPFQDVVRVRTDPRFTVTGVLLPGMPQMNYLNTSLAPTDDINVRKAIIYATDKQGIIESVYFNMVEPAYGPLSRVFPEYEPALEQMYEYNPEKAAQLLEEAGWLPGPDGVRVKDGRRLEVTIVENKGWNDWVYVLQANLQAIGFDAKVLTTQGPSNTEAIASGKYHVPAMGDVFASASQMTRDWHSEGYGTFPSGHFLKGEDGARLDRMLKEAETEIDPEKRIEKYREIQKFIMEQALMVPIFELYFYVAHANNLKGFVVDGTGFYKYFAPAYFE encoded by the coding sequence ATGGCGCTGCGCGATTTATTTGTCCGTCCATCATCGATTCTGATGGTCCTGCTGATCGCTGGCTCGTTGATTCTGGCTGCATGCGGCGCAACGCCGCAGCAGAGCGCTCCTGTTCCCACTCAGGCGGGCGCCGCACCGCCGCCGACATCGGTTCCTGCCACCCCTGCCGACGCCAGACCACAGGCGACCGGTCGGACGCGCCTGGTTTTCTTCGGCAATCTGGAACCAGCCAGTATCGATGTCATCACAATGTCGGGCAACGTCAATGAACGTCAGGTCGCCGCACAGATTTTCGAAACGCTGGTGTACATGGATCAGAGCCAGCAGATATACCCCGGTCTGGCGCGCGAATGGAGCCGTTCCGATGATGCGACGACGTGGACGTTCAAGTTGGTTTCGGGAGTAAAATGGCACGACGGCACGCCGTTCACGGCTCAATCGGTGGCGGACTATTTCGACTACATTCGCGATAATCCCGTCGGAAGCGGACCTGGATCGCTCAAAGCCGTAATCGGCAGCGCCAAAGCAGTCGATGAAACGACGGTCGAACTCACGCTCACTGCGCCGCGTCCCGATTTGCTGATTGAGCTTGCGGATCCGGGGATGGGCATTGGAAATGCCGCCTACCTGAAACGGGTGGGCGCCGATGCCGGTTTCAATCCGGTGGGAACCGGTCCATTCAAGTTCAAGGAATGGGTGCGCGGCAGCCAGATCGTGCTGGAGCGCAACCCTGAATGGACCTGGGGGTCACCCTTGTTCAAGATGAGCGGTCCTCCTTTGATCGAAGAAGTGGTCTTTCGCTTTTCTTCTGAAGCGCAAACACGACTTGCAGCGCTGGAAGCCGGCGAAGTCGATTTCGTTGACCTTCTGCCATTCCAGGATGTCGTGCGTGTCCGCACCGATCCGCGCTTTACCGTCACCGGCGTGCTGCTACCGGGCATGCCGCAAATGAACTATCTCAACACCAGCCTGGCGCCGACCGATGACATAAATGTGCGCAAAGCGATTATCTATGCCACGGACAAGCAAGGTATCATCGAGAGCGTTTATTTCAACATGGTCGAACCGGCATACGGACCGCTGTCGCGCGTCTTCCCAGAGTACGAACCGGCGCTGGAGCAGATGTACGAGTACAATCCTGAGAAAGCCGCGCAATTGCTCGAAGAAGCCGGCTGGCTTCCCGGTCCCGACGGCGTTCGTGTCAAGGACGGTCGGCGCCTTGAAGTGACGATCGTTGAGAATAAAGGCTGGAACGATTGGGTCTATGTGCTGCAAGCCAATCTCCAGGCTATCGGCTTTGACGCAAAAGTGCTCACCACCCAGGGCCCGTCGAATACGGAAGCGATTGCCAGCGGCAAATACCACGTTCCGGCTATGGGAGACGTTTTCGCTTCTGCCAGCCAGATGACCCGTGACTGGCACTCAGAGGGGTACGGAACCTTTCCTTCCGGTCATTTTCTGAAAGGCGAAGACGGCGCCAGATTGGACAGGATGCTGAAAGAGGCGGAGACGGAGATCGACCCGGAAAAACGCATCGAAAAGTATCGTGAGATTCAGAAGTTCATCATGGAGCAAGCGTTGATGGTGCCGATCTTCGAACTGTACTTCTATGTCGCCCACGCGAACAATCTGAAAGGCTTCGTCGTCGATGGCACGGGTTTCTACAAGTACTTTGCGCCAGCGTACTTTGAGTAA